From the candidate division KSB1 bacterium genome, one window contains:
- a CDS encoding S41 family peptidase has translation MFRHLLFAVCWLALCVSGVQSQEEARLLRFPAIHENQIVFTYAGDLYTVAATGGLARKLTNHPGYEMFARFSPDGRWIAFTGQYDGNTEVFLVSATGGVPQRLTYTATLGRDDVADRMGPNNIVMTWRRDGKSIVFRSRMRSFNSFIGALFAVTPAGEPAEQLPVPRGGFCSFSPDDRKMAYNRVFREFRTWKKYRGGMADDIWVYDFATKQTENLTNHPAQDVFPMWAGNKIYFLSDREPHQRMNLFSFDLDTRQTQRLTNYSDFDIKFPSLGTNAIVYEYAGYIYRFDLASQRAEKVPIQIADDRLSGRDELRTVSEEVTNSEIAPDGKRALFGAHGEVFTVPAKYGPTRNLTNTSGVHERDAKWSPDGKWIAFISDQSGEDEIYIVPQAGGTPIALTQNETTYKYALEWSPDSRKILWSDRKQRLRFVEVQSKTITEVDHSPLWEIREYAWSPDSRWIAYVKPEEENLPRIFLYSLESKRSQAVTAGWYWSGEPAFSSDGKFLLFTSNRDFNPIYSWTEWNHAYQDMERIYLLTLNKEVESPFKPRSDEVEIKADTAKAETGKAAVAKKDSKEAVKPQPVVVKIDFDGLMDRLVSLPIKPASYSHLVMVGDQVYYQRKGSMDEKPLLLLYDLKEQKETELGQIDGFEISFDQKKMLVAQQKSYAIIDLPKAKIELKDKLNLGGMEMRLNRQQEWRQIYNECWRQMREFFYDPGMHGVDWAAQRDKYAPLLAHVSHRNDLTYLIGELIGELNVGHAYVGGGDRPGVRRIQTGLLGAELERDPVSKYYRIKRILRGQNWDKKLRSPLTEIGVKAAEGNYILAVDGRPTNIMTNIFEALLNTVDKQVKLRLNTQPETAGSWETTVVPIGDEVDLYYYNWVQNNIRKVSEATNGAVGYLHVPDMGPGGLNEFVKHFYPQLRKQALIIDVRGNGGGNVSPMLIERLRRELAMVDLPRNSRPTPDPPATFLGPMVCLIDEYSASDGDLFPYRFRKYQLGKLIGKRTWGGVVGIRSPLPLVDGGQFFKPEFASYDTEGREWIIEGRGVEPDIYVDNDPAKEFAGEDEQLNRAIAEVLEELKTRRVTLPPPPPYPKKN, from the coding sequence ATGTTTCGACACCTGCTGTTTGCCGTCTGCTGGCTGGCGCTGTGTGTGTCCGGTGTGCAGTCGCAGGAAGAGGCGCGTTTGCTGCGTTTCCCAGCCATTCACGAAAATCAGATTGTATTCACGTATGCCGGGGATTTGTACACCGTCGCCGCCACCGGCGGGCTGGCGCGCAAACTCACGAATCATCCGGGCTACGAAATGTTTGCCCGCTTCTCGCCCGACGGCAGGTGGATTGCCTTCACCGGCCAGTACGACGGCAACACCGAAGTCTTTCTGGTGTCCGCCACCGGCGGCGTGCCGCAACGTTTGACCTACACCGCCACGCTCGGCCGCGATGACGTGGCTGACCGCATGGGGCCCAACAACATCGTGATGACCTGGCGCCGCGACGGCAAAAGCATCGTGTTTCGCTCGCGCATGCGCTCGTTCAACAGTTTCATCGGTGCATTGTTTGCCGTGACGCCCGCGGGCGAGCCGGCGGAGCAGCTTCCGGTGCCGCGCGGCGGCTTCTGTTCCTTCTCCCCGGATGACCGGAAAATGGCCTACAACCGCGTCTTCCGCGAATTCCGCACCTGGAAGAAATATCGCGGCGGCATGGCGGATGACATCTGGGTCTATGACTTCGCCACCAAACAGACCGAAAATCTCACCAATCATCCCGCGCAAGATGTCTTCCCCATGTGGGCCGGCAACAAGATCTACTTTCTCTCCGACCGCGAGCCCCACCAGCGCATGAACCTGTTCAGTTTCGATCTCGACACCCGGCAAACACAACGGCTGACCAACTACAGCGATTTCGACATCAAATTTCCCTCGCTGGGCACGAACGCCATCGTTTACGAATATGCCGGTTACATCTACAGGTTCGACCTTGCCAGTCAGCGGGCTGAAAAAGTCCCGATTCAAATTGCCGATGACCGTCTCAGCGGCCGGGACGAGCTGCGCACGGTCAGCGAGGAAGTGACCAACTCCGAAATCGCGCCGGACGGCAAACGCGCGCTGTTTGGTGCCCACGGCGAAGTGTTCACCGTGCCGGCAAAATACGGCCCCACCCGCAATCTCACCAACACCTCGGGCGTGCACGAGCGCGATGCGAAATGGTCACCGGACGGCAAATGGATCGCCTTCATTTCCGACCAGTCCGGCGAGGATGAAATCTACATCGTGCCGCAGGCCGGCGGCACCCCGATTGCCCTCACCCAAAACGAGACGACTTACAAATACGCCCTGGAGTGGTCGCCCGACAGCAGGAAGATCCTGTGGTCCGACCGCAAACAACGTCTGCGCTTCGTCGAGGTGCAAAGCAAAACCATCACCGAAGTCGACCACTCGCCGCTGTGGGAGATTCGCGAGTATGCCTGGTCGCCGGACAGCAGGTGGATTGCCTACGTCAAACCCGAGGAGGAAAACCTGCCGCGCATTTTCCTGTACAGCCTGGAGAGCAAACGCAGCCAGGCGGTGACCGCCGGCTGGTATTGGTCGGGTGAGCCGGCCTTCAGCAGCGACGGCAAGTTTTTGCTGTTTACCTCGAATCGCGATTTCAATCCCATTTACAGTTGGACGGAATGGAATCACGCCTATCAGGACATGGAGCGCATCTATCTGCTCACGCTGAACAAGGAGGTGGAATCGCCTTTCAAGCCGCGCAGCGATGAAGTCGAGATCAAAGCCGACACCGCCAAAGCCGAGACCGGCAAGGCCGCGGTCGCCAAGAAGGACAGCAAAGAAGCCGTCAAGCCGCAGCCGGTGGTGGTCAAGATCGATTTCGACGGCCTGATGGACCGGCTCGTGTCGCTGCCGATCAAGCCGGCGAGCTACTCGCATCTGGTGATGGTGGGCGATCAAGTTTACTACCAGCGCAAAGGCAGCATGGACGAAAAGCCGCTGCTGCTGCTGTATGACCTCAAGGAGCAGAAAGAAACCGAGCTTGGCCAGATCGACGGTTTCGAAATTTCCTTCGATCAAAAGAAGATGCTGGTGGCCCAGCAGAAGAGTTATGCCATCATCGATCTGCCCAAAGCGAAAATCGAGTTGAAGGACAAACTCAACCTGGGCGGGATGGAGATGCGGTTGAACCGCCAGCAGGAGTGGCGGCAGATCTACAACGAGTGCTGGCGCCAGATGCGGGAATTCTTCTATGATCCCGGCATGCACGGCGTGGACTGGGCGGCGCAACGCGACAAGTACGCCCCCTTGTTGGCGCACGTGAGCCACCGCAACGATCTCACCTACCTCATCGGCGAGCTGATCGGCGAACTCAATGTCGGTCATGCCTATGTTGGCGGCGGTGACCGGCCGGGCGTGCGCCGCATTCAAACCGGGCTGTTGGGCGCCGAGCTGGAGCGCGATCCCGTGTCGAAATACTACCGCATCAAACGCATTTTGCGCGGCCAAAATTGGGACAAGAAGCTGCGCTCGCCGCTCACCGAAATCGGCGTGAAAGCGGCGGAAGGCAACTATATTCTGGCAGTGGACGGCCGGCCCACCAACATCATGACCAACATTTTCGAGGCCCTGCTCAACACCGTGGACAAGCAAGTGAAGCTGCGTTTGAACACCCAACCGGAGACGGCCGGCAGTTGGGAAACCACGGTGGTGCCGATCGGCGATGAGGTGGATTTGTATTACTACAACTGGGTGCAGAACAACATCAGGAAAGTGAGCGAGGCCACCAACGGTGCGGTGGGCTATCTGCATGTGCCGGACATGGGCCCAGGCGGCTTGAACGAGTTCGTCAAACATTTCTATCCGCAATTGCGCAAGCAGGCGCTGATCATCGACGTGCGCGGCAACGGCGGTGGCAACGTCTCGCCGATGTTGATCGAGCGCCTGCGGCGCGAGCTCGCCATGGTGGATTTGCCGCGCAACTCCCGTCCGACTCCCGATCCCCCCGCCACATTTCTCGGGCCGATGGTGTGTTTGATCGACGAATACTCCGCTTCGGACGGCGATTTGTTTCCCTATCGTTTTCGCAAGTATCAGCTCGGCAAGTTGATCGGCAAGCGCACCTGGGGCGGCGTGGTCGGCATTCGCAGCCCGTTGCCGCTGGTGGATGGCGGGCAATTCTTCAAGCCGGAATTTGCGAGCTATGATACCGAGGGCCGGGAGTGGATCATCGAAGGCCGCGGTGTCGAGCCGGATATTTACGTCGACAATGACCCCGCCAAAGAATTCGCCGGCGAGGATGAGCAACTGAACCGCGCAATTGCGGAGGTGTTGGAAGAATTGAAGACCCGGCGGGTCACCCTGCCGCCGCCGCCGCCGTATCCGAAGAAGAACTGA
- a CDS encoding prolipoprotein diacylglyceryl transferase, whose translation MFPELFKLGPLTIHSFGVMAALGFLVGGYLLEKEFVRVKLPKDDAGLLVLAAFLGGMIGAKLYFLIEHPYLLKEDFWGNVFSGAGLVWYGGFLGGLVAGVALSWRRKLPVLQVADLFAPVLALGQAFGRMGCFLSGDGDYGPPSDLPWAMRFSNGVVPTRNNPELQNLYAQMHPGAPIPADIAVHPTMLYDLLILLVSFAILWRLRRRPWPSGRHFALYLVLIGSGRFFTEFWRMTPKHHFGLLSDAQLISLLLILAGVVVLLVRRGQPAFKSPA comes from the coding sequence ATGTTTCCCGAGCTTTTCAAACTTGGTCCGCTCACGATTCACAGCTTTGGCGTGATGGCGGCGCTGGGTTTTCTGGTTGGCGGTTATTTGCTGGAGAAGGAATTTGTGCGCGTGAAATTGCCGAAAGACGACGCCGGCCTGCTGGTGCTGGCGGCTTTTCTGGGCGGCATGATCGGCGCCAAACTCTATTTTCTGATCGAACATCCCTATCTTCTCAAGGAAGATTTCTGGGGCAATGTTTTTTCTGGCGCCGGCCTGGTGTGGTATGGCGGGTTCCTTGGCGGTCTGGTTGCCGGGGTGGCGCTGAGCTGGCGGCGCAAACTGCCCGTGTTGCAGGTTGCCGACCTGTTCGCGCCGGTGCTGGCGCTCGGCCAGGCCTTTGGCCGCATGGGCTGCTTTCTTTCGGGCGACGGTGATTACGGCCCGCCCTCGGATCTGCCCTGGGCCATGCGTTTCAGCAACGGCGTGGTGCCCACGCGCAACAATCCCGAGCTGCAAAATCTCTATGCGCAAATGCACCCGGGCGCCCCCATTCCGGCTGATATTGCCGTGCATCCCACCATGCTGTATGATCTCCTGATTCTGCTCGTCAGCTTTGCCATTTTGTGGCGGCTGCGGCGGCGCCCCTGGCCCAGCGGCAGGCACTTCGCGCTTTATCTCGTGTTGATCGGCAGCGGCCGCTTCTTCACCGAATTTTGGCGCATGACACCCAAGCATCATTTCGGTCTGCTTTCCGATGCGCAACTGATCAGCCTGCTGCTCATCCTTGCCGGCGTGGTGGTGCTGCTGGTGCGGCGCGGCCAGCCGGCGTTTAAATCCCCGGCGTGA
- the priA gene encoding primosomal protein N' has product MQSPYAEIHFPLPMSRGYTYRIPESLQTLAQVGCRALVPLGRRVATGFIVKHVAGTDFPEEKLRDILDVLDETPLFDETRLALAQWVAEYYLASLGEVLRTMLPPGLEKESRQTVRLRRTPSADELTELAVRAPRQAEIVQALLGKTGYKVAHLARNLKYQGVRASLRSLARQGWVELSQEVGRPAAAPLRLTYVELTAAGRRLLEEQGGEPAAVAGDTPAPPSGKGRVSEKQWQALRWLHKQGEASRPFFLKRTGLAAATLQALVKKSLVQLQRKEIDRNPYAVLPAPAAPVTLNAEQSAAVQQVVAALDQKRFGVFLLHGITGSGKTQVYIETIRHALAAGLGAIVLVPEISLTPQAVARFQANFGANIAVLHSRLSTGERYDAWRRVQRGEARVVVGARSAVFAPVPRLGLMVVDEEHDTSYKQVDPAPRYHARDVAVMRAKMAGAVVLLGSATPALESYYNARTGKYHLLQLPSRIDNVPLPAVRVIDMTRFRKTAPDHDGIFSRPLFEKIAEKIARGEQVILLQNRRGFAPMIKCVNCGFVRRCDACDIAMTYHKMGHMLRCHYCNAHERAPDTCPQCGGLDLLFKGIGTQKVEAALKTLLPQARVVRMDLDTTRGKLAHDRILHEFGEHRHDVLLGTQMIAKGLDFHKVTLVGVISADTTLLRPDFRAGERTFQLLTQVAGRAGRRNLPGEVIIQTYSPTDFCLLCAQQHDFHQFYAGEMQHRQALKYPPFSRLAVVVFRHKDETRVRGVAEDFAGLLRHSKTPMLVYGPTPAPLRRMQDEFRWQVMIKSDLVHDPGARLLRATLSRVYTFFYKAQVRRRMRVQVDIDPVALM; this is encoded by the coding sequence ATGCAATCTCCCTACGCTGAAATTCATTTTCCGCTGCCGATGTCGCGGGGCTACACCTACCGGATCCCGGAATCCCTGCAGACGCTGGCACAAGTCGGCTGCCGCGCGCTGGTGCCGCTGGGCAGGCGCGTGGCCACCGGCTTCATCGTGAAGCACGTGGCCGGCACCGACTTTCCCGAAGAAAAACTCAGAGACATCTTGGATGTGCTGGATGAGACGCCGCTGTTTGACGAAACGCGGCTGGCACTGGCGCAGTGGGTGGCGGAGTATTATCTTGCCAGCCTGGGCGAGGTGTTGCGCACCATGCTGCCGCCGGGCTTGGAGAAAGAGAGCAGGCAGACTGTTCGTTTGCGCCGCACACCCAGCGCGGATGAGTTGACGGAGTTGGCCGTTCGTGCGCCGCGCCAGGCGGAAATCGTGCAGGCGCTGCTCGGTAAAACCGGATACAAAGTCGCGCACCTCGCGCGCAATTTGAAATACCAGGGCGTGCGCGCCAGTCTGCGCAGCCTGGCGCGTCAGGGCTGGGTGGAATTATCGCAGGAAGTGGGCCGGCCGGCGGCAGCGCCGTTGCGCCTCACGTATGTGGAATTGACGGCCGCCGGCCGCCGGTTGCTGGAAGAGCAGGGAGGCGAGCCCGCCGCGGTTGCCGGGGACACGCCGGCGCCGCCCTCAGGCAAAGGGCGGGTGAGCGAAAAGCAGTGGCAGGCATTGCGCTGGCTGCATAAACAAGGCGAGGCCTCCCGGCCTTTTTTTCTGAAACGCACCGGGCTGGCGGCGGCCACATTGCAGGCCCTGGTGAAAAAGTCGCTGGTGCAGCTGCAGCGCAAGGAAATCGACCGCAACCCGTATGCCGTGCTGCCGGCGCCCGCCGCACCGGTGACGTTGAATGCCGAGCAAAGTGCGGCGGTGCAGCAGGTGGTTGCGGCACTCGATCAAAAACGGTTTGGCGTGTTTCTGCTGCACGGCATCACCGGCAGCGGCAAGACGCAAGTCTACATCGAGACCATCCGGCATGCCCTGGCCGCCGGATTGGGCGCCATCGTTTTGGTGCCGGAAATTTCCCTGACGCCGCAGGCGGTGGCGCGTTTTCAGGCGAATTTCGGGGCCAATATCGCGGTGTTGCACAGCCGCTTGAGCACGGGCGAACGTTACGATGCCTGGCGCCGGGTGCAGCGCGGTGAAGCCAGGGTGGTGGTGGGCGCGCGCTCGGCGGTGTTTGCGCCCGTGCCGCGGCTCGGCCTGATGGTGGTGGATGAAGAGCATGACACCAGTTACAAGCAGGTGGACCCGGCGCCGCGCTATCATGCCCGCGACGTGGCCGTGATGCGCGCCAAAATGGCCGGTGCCGTGGTGCTGCTCGGTTCCGCAACCCCCGCGCTCGAATCCTACTATAACGCACGCACCGGCAAGTATCATCTGCTGCAATTGCCCAGCCGCATCGACAATGTGCCGCTGCCGGCCGTGCGGGTGATCGACATGACGCGCTTCCGCAAGACGGCGCCGGATCACGACGGCATCTTCTCGCGGCCACTCTTTGAAAAAATCGCGGAAAAGATCGCGCGCGGCGAGCAGGTGATCTTGCTGCAAAACCGCCGCGGCTTCGCGCCCATGATCAAATGTGTGAATTGCGGCTTCGTGCGGCGCTGTGACGCCTGCGACATCGCCATGACCTACCACAAAATGGGGCATATGTTGCGCTGTCACTACTGCAATGCTCATGAGCGCGCACCCGACACCTGCCCGCAGTGCGGCGGGCTGGATCTGCTCTTCAAAGGCATCGGCACGCAGAAGGTCGAGGCGGCGCTCAAAACCCTGCTGCCCCAGGCGCGGGTGGTGCGCATGGATCTGGACACCACGCGCGGCAAGCTGGCGCACGACCGTATTCTGCATGAATTCGGCGAACATCGCCATGATGTTTTACTGGGCACCCAGATGATCGCCAAGGGGCTGGACTTTCACAAGGTCACGCTCGTGGGGGTGATCTCCGCCGACACCACGCTGCTGCGACCGGATTTTCGCGCCGGAGAACGCACCTTCCAGTTGCTCACCCAGGTGGCCGGTCGCGCCGGCCGGCGCAATCTGCCCGGCGAAGTCATCATTCAAACCTATTCGCCCACGGATTTCTGCCTGCTCTGCGCGCAGCAGCATGATTTCCATCAATTCTATGCCGGCGAGATGCAACACCGCCAGGCGCTGAAATATCCGCCCTTCTCGCGGCTGGCGGTGGTGGTGTTTCGCCACAAGGATGAAACACGCGTGCGGGGCGTGGCGGAGGATTTTGCCGGCCTGCTGCGGCACTCCAAAACCCCGATGCTGGTTTATGGCCCGACCCCGGCGCCACTGCGGCGAATGCAGGATGAATTCCGCTGGCAGGTGATGATCAAGAGTGATCTCGTGCACGACCCGGGGGCACGCCTGCTGCGGGCAACTTTGAGCCGGGTATACACCTTTTTCTACAAAGCCCAGGTGCGCCGGCGGATGCGGGTCCAGGTTGACATCGACCCGGTCGCGTTGATGTAA
- a CDS encoding metallophosphoesterase family protein — MRYGLISDIHGNLEALETVLAELEQEKVDAILCLGDIVGYGPNPDECVKLVQAHAAVCLKGNHDEASLDDTDLSFFNYVAREAIEWTSAQLSAEAKQFLRRLPYTHEFEDYLLVHASPFEPHEWNYITSWEGAEQSFQAFHQRACFVGHSHSPLVVSRDRFGAMQLLQTYPLKFEEQHRYLVNVGSVGQPRDSNPAAAFGILDTGKREYSLRRALYPVSETQKKIRAAGLPGFLADRLAEGR; from the coding sequence ATGCGCTATGGCTTGATCTCTGACATTCACGGCAATCTCGAAGCGCTGGAAACCGTGCTGGCGGAGCTCGAGCAGGAAAAGGTCGATGCCATCCTGTGTCTCGGCGACATCGTGGGCTACGGCCCCAACCCCGATGAGTGCGTCAAGCTGGTGCAAGCGCACGCCGCGGTCTGCCTGAAGGGCAATCATGATGAAGCCAGCCTGGACGACACCGACCTGAGCTTCTTCAACTACGTGGCGCGTGAGGCCATCGAATGGACCAGCGCGCAGCTCAGCGCCGAGGCCAAGCAGTTTTTGCGGCGCCTGCCCTACACCCATGAATTCGAAGATTACCTGCTGGTCCATGCCTCGCCCTTCGAGCCGCATGAGTGGAACTACATCACTTCCTGGGAGGGTGCCGAGCAGAGCTTTCAAGCGTTCCATCAGCGCGCTTGTTTTGTCGGACATTCGCATTCCCCGCTGGTGGTCAGCCGTGACCGTTTTGGCGCGATGCAACTGCTGCAGACCTATCCGCTGAAGTTCGAGGAGCAGCACCGCTATCTGGTCAATGTCGGCAGCGTCGGCCAGCCGCGCGACTCCAACCCGGCGGCCGCCTTTGGCATTTTGGACACCGGCAAGAGAGAGTACAGTCTGCGCCGCGCGCTTTATCCCGTGAGCGAAACCCAGAAGAAGATTCGCGCCGCAGGCCTGCCGGGCTTTTTGGCGGATCGGCTGGCGGAGGGGAGATAA
- a CDS encoding right-handed parallel beta-helix repeat-containing protein: protein MEYRAGHFHDGIDIQADSGTSVITCSDNMMVLSIDTVNTYQGHPDKAVFVQELDAPYRMFFYDHLQSIATGLNVNSILGAAGDEIGITNFRNHLHFNEGDDNQEVHPLRDNESLCSFSDTTRPQITNFRVHKEGQYGCDGQMPKDDAGIYNVTGRVDFLVKANDIISGPGGSNTGLFGVEYEIWDSTPTKLAGNSIYFDTTWVENQHLHFVYDTVLSNSSRYWYILTNNLTSNGYWDSQTVADGVYNLCYWAADVRFNYRDTCFAIKVANHPLTPIIQGAIEGEEQVELTFGGAGATSYRIYYDTDTGPPYQGTGADQGASPIEIAVDSTVTKTVTLTGLSNGQTYYFAVKGYNSNTDEESNYSVEVSATPNIFPPPTPENLAASLNSAGFVQLMWQENDSSTAEAAGVIIFRSQTSGSGFSAIDSVATESFTDYTVSPNVTYYYKVQAYNSAGNSSQTAQVSQLAGLSGTLTGNITWSTPGAILAGEVELPSGNSITVQAGANITAATGAGVVMKIYGVFNVNGTEASPVTFDRSGSSGNWIGIRYKANSEGTISWATIRYAQKGVWVDNEDSIVLEHCTIENFASHGVYLNGAGTTVQNCTIRDAAGGAHGVYITGTCNPSTLNTSISNAPIGIMRDTGSQACVTIDGNDISNCSNAGIRSWAQTPPSATTAFTVAAMAFACKPDRTPAFMTTIFTPTPPVFISSKASRII from the coding sequence ATGGAATATCGCGCCGGACATTTTCACGATGGCATCGACATCCAGGCTGATTCCGGAACCTCGGTAATCACCTGCAGTGACAACATGATGGTACTAAGTATTGACACGGTTAATACCTATCAGGGGCATCCAGATAAAGCAGTATTTGTTCAGGAATTGGATGCCCCTTACAGGATGTTTTTCTATGATCACTTGCAATCAATAGCCACAGGGCTGAATGTCAACTCAATTTTAGGCGCCGCAGGTGATGAAATCGGCATTACAAATTTCAGGAATCATCTTCATTTTAATGAAGGTGACGACAACCAAGAAGTCCACCCGCTACGCGACAACGAGTCCCTATGCAGCTTTTCCGACACGACAAGACCCCAAATTACAAATTTTCGCGTCCACAAAGAGGGGCAGTATGGTTGCGATGGCCAAATGCCAAAAGATGATGCCGGAATATACAATGTTACCGGCAGGGTGGATTTCCTTGTGAAGGCGAACGACATCATCTCCGGCCCCGGGGGCTCGAACACCGGACTTTTCGGTGTCGAGTATGAAATTTGGGACTCAACGCCAACCAAGCTGGCCGGTAACAGCATCTATTTTGACACAACATGGGTAGAAAATCAGCACCTGCACTTTGTTTATGATACGGTGCTTTCGAACTCCAGTAGGTATTGGTATATCCTTACCAACAACTTGACTTCCAACGGCTACTGGGATTCGCAAACCGTTGCTGATGGCGTTTATAATCTTTGTTATTGGGCCGCAGACGTGCGGTTCAACTATCGCGATACCTGCTTTGCCATAAAAGTCGCCAACCACCCCCTCACTCCAATCATTCAAGGTGCAATCGAGGGCGAAGAGCAAGTGGAATTGACCTTCGGCGGCGCCGGCGCCACCAGCTATCGCATCTACTATGACACCGATACCGGCCCGCCGTATCAAGGCACTGGCGCAGACCAAGGCGCCTCTCCCATCGAAATTGCAGTCGATTCGACGGTCACCAAAACCGTTACGCTCACCGGTTTGAGCAACGGCCAAACCTACTATTTTGCCGTCAAGGGCTACAACAGCAACACCGACGAGGAGAGCAATTATTCTGTCGAAGTCAGCGCCACGCCGAACATCTTTCCACCGCCCACGCCTGAAAATCTCGCGGCCAGCCTCAACAGCGCGGGCTTCGTGCAGCTCATGTGGCAGGAGAATGATTCCTCCACCGCCGAAGCTGCGGGCGTCATTATCTTTCGCAGCCAAACCAGCGGCAGCGGTTTCAGCGCCATTGACAGCGTAGCCACGGAGAGCTTTACCGACTACACGGTTTCACCCAATGTGACTTACTACTACAAAGTGCAAGCCTACAATTCTGCCGGCAACAGCTCGCAAACCGCGCAAGTCAGCCAGCTCGCCGGCTTGAGCGGAACACTCACCGGCAATATTACGTGGAGCACGCCCGGTGCTATTCTTGCCGGCGAGGTCGAGCTGCCCTCGGGCAACAGCATCACCGTGCAAGCCGGCGCGAACATCACCGCGGCCACTGGCGCGGGCGTAGTGATGAAAATCTATGGTGTTTTCAACGTCAACGGCACGGAAGCTTCTCCGGTCACCTTTGACCGCAGCGGCAGCTCGGGCAATTGGATCGGCATTCGTTACAAAGCCAACAGCGAAGGCACGATCAGTTGGGCGACGATTCGTTATGCGCAGAAGGGCGTGTGGGTGGATAATGAAGACAGCATCGTGCTGGAGCATTGCACCATCGAGAATTTTGCCAGCCATGGCGTTTATCTCAACGGCGCCGGAACCACGGTGCAGAACTGTACGATTCGTGATGCTGCCGGCGGGGCGCATGGGGTTTATATCACTGGAACCTGCAATCCCAGCACTTTGAATACGAGCATCAGCAATGCGCCCATTGGCATCATGCGCGATACCGGCTCGCAGGCTTGCGTCACAATTGATGGAAACGACATTTCGAATTGCAGCAATGCCGGCATCAGGTCTTGGGCGCAAACGCCACCATCCGCAACAACAGCATTCACGGTTGCGGCTATGGCATTCGCCTGCAAACCGGATCGAACGCCAGCATTCATGACAACGATATTCACGCCAACACCACCGGTGTTTATTTCGAGCAAAGCCAGCCGAATAATTTAA
- a CDS encoding T9SS type A sorting domain-containing protein, protein MQTGSNASIHDNDIHANTTGVYFEQSQPNNLKWNNFGYSGSVSVNSSASVLINWLGTGNNFMASKWNNFYNNGGLDISNQDSDTLAATGQYWNSQNLSGPVNAASAQTSHNANAGPGGDTGKPVVSEEGGDQPLPANFTLQQNYPNPFNPSTRIRFALPARAVVSSTIYDMNGRIVRHLIRQQTYEPGWPEATWDARNDAGAVVGSGIYFYRLAGRNLESNESFVQTHRLPLLR, encoded by the coding sequence CTGCAAACCGGATCGAACGCCAGCATTCATGACAACGATATTCACGCCAACACCACCGGTGTTTATTTCGAGCAAAGCCAGCCGAATAATTTAAAGTGGAACAATTTCGGCTACAGCGGCAGTGTGAGCGTTAACAGCAGCGCAAGCGTGTTGATCAACTGGTTGGGAACGGGCAACAACTTCATGGCCTCCAAGTGGAACAACTTTTACAACAACGGCGGCCTGGATATTTCGAACCAGGACAGTGACACGCTGGCAGCAACCGGGCAATATTGGAACAGCCAGAATCTCAGCGGGCCGGTGAACGCGGCTTCGGCGCAAACCAGTCACAATGCCAATGCCGGACCGGGCGGCGACACCGGGAAACCTGTGGTTTCTGAAGAGGGGGGTGACCAGCCTTTGCCGGCGAATTTTACCTTGCAGCAGAATTATCCCAACCCCTTCAATCCTTCGACGCGCATACGATTTGCGCTGCCGGCGCGCGCCGTGGTTTCATCGACTATTTATGATATGAATGGTAGGATCGTCCGGCACTTGATCAGGCAACAAACATATGAACCGGGATGGCCGGAAGCGACGTGGGACGCACGCAACGATGCGGGCGCAGTAGTGGGATCGGGTATTTACTTCTATCGCCTGGCCGGCCGCAATCTGGAATCCAACGAAAGTTTTGTGCAAACGCATCGACTGCCGTTGCTGCGGTGA
- a CDS encoding roadblock/LC7 domain-containing protein: protein MQLAERTATPFMLSTATFNKVNDILRDLIVSTRAEFALFCDLNGNPITHHGKNITVDLGGFAALTAGDFSAMREMARVIGEKEGFKFIFQEGERRNIYLCNVGFNFLLAIIFEKTVALGLVRIFANKAVEALKQALAQAQEAEKKTTEVLDAEFGLLLGKELDKSFNL, encoded by the coding sequence ATGCAGCTTGCGGAACGTACTGCGACGCCGTTTATGTTGTCCACGGCAACCTTCAACAAGGTCAATGATATTCTGCGCGATTTGATCGTCAGCACGCGCGCCGAGTTCGCACTGTTCTGCGATCTCAACGGCAATCCCATCACCCATCATGGCAAAAACATCACGGTGGATTTGGGCGGCTTTGCCGCGCTCACCGCCGGCGACTTTTCCGCCATGCGCGAGATGGCCAGGGTGATCGGTGAAAAAGAGGGCTTCAAATTCATCTTTCAGGAGGGGGAGCGCCGCAACATCTATCTCTGCAATGTCGGCTTCAACTTCCTGCTTGCCATCATCTTCGAAAAGACGGTGGCGCTCGGCCTGGTGCGCATCTTCGCCAACAAAGCCGTCGAGGCGTTGAAACAGGCGCTCGCCCAGGCGCAGGAGGCGGAAAAGAAAACCACTGAAGTGCTCGATGCCGAGTTCGGGTTGTTGCTCGGCAAGGAACTGGACAAGTCCTTCAATCTCTAA